Proteins from one Salmo salar chromosome ssa29, Ssal_v3.1, whole genome shotgun sequence genomic window:
- the ngdn gene encoding neuroguidin has product MAASYSENDLIDSDGPNAVRLLNSLTEQVASVTGQVRDLLKRVQGGKFQTSKGLSFLDLRYQLLLFYLQDVTHLISLKSEGGSVKDSGALHRLVTVRTVLEKMRPLDQKLRYQIDKLVRTAVTGSLGENDPLQFRPNPDNLVSKLSESEDSGDEDGGEKAEGAEKKVPSSGKKYVPPKIVPMHYEGDLTDADKKKELADKQRRAALRSSVIQELRQQYSDAPEEIREHRDFQTDRQSREQLHRKNFEESMMVRLQVPRNERSAKKRGMLGMSGQLSGITRFSDITALTGGEGQDTDNPGPKKKKKKLMKKKTKRKAFRR; this is encoded by the exons ATGGCGGCTTCTTATAGCGAAAAC GATTTGATTGACAGTGATGGGCCCAATGCTGTGCGGCTGTTGAACAGTCTTACTGAACAG GTGGCATCAGTTACAGGGCAGGTTCGAGATTTGTTAAAGAGGGTCCAAGGTGGAAAATTCCAAACATCCAAG GGTTTGTCTTTCCTTGACCTTAGATATCAGCTGCTGCTGTTTTACCTGCAAGATGTCACTCACCTGATCAGTCTTAAATCAGAGGGTGGTAGTGTGAAAGACAGTGGCGCCCTTCACAGACTGGTCACCGTCAGAACA GTTCTGGAGAAGATGCGCCCTCTGGACCAGAAACTGAGATATCAGATTGATAAATTGGTGCGCACAGCAGTGACTGGGAGCTTAG GGGAAAATGACCCATTGCAGTTCCGTCCCAATCCGGATAACCTTGTTAGCAAA CTAAGTGAATCAGAAGACTCAGGGGATGAAGATGGTGGAGAGAAGGCTGAAGGCGCTGAAAAAAAAGTGCCATCTAGTGGCAAGAAATATGTTCCCCCCAAGATTGTCCCAATGCACTATG AGGGAGACCTGACCGATGCAGACAAAAAGAAGGAGCTGGCGGACAAGCAGAGGCGTGCCGCCCTCCGCAGCTCTGTGATCCAGGAGCTCCGGCAGCAGTACAGCGACGCTCCCGAGGAGATCCGCGAGCACAGGGACTTCCAGACGGATAGACAGAGCCGAGAGCAGCTGCACAG GAAAAACTTTGAGGAGTCGATGATGGTGCGTCTGCAAGTCCCCAGAAATGAGAGAAGTGCTAAGAAGAGAGGAATGCTGGGAATGTCTGGTCAGCTGAGCGGCATCACACGGTTCAGTGACATCACAGCCCTGACGGGCGGAGAGGGACAG GACACGGATAACCCGGGgcccaagaagaagaagaagaaactaaTGAAGAAGAAAACTAAAAGAAAAG CTTTCAGAAGATAG
- the pabpn1 gene encoding polyadenylate-binding protein 2 isoform X1, which produces MAEFGNGMDSGMTEESLLDSDPGHPELEDPGVGDEEPGLEEGEAAIEDPELEAIKARVREMEEEAEKLKELQNEVEKQMNLSPPPAGPVIMSIEEKMEADARSIYVGNVDYGATAEELEAHFHGCGSVNRVTILCDKFTGHPKGFAYIEFSDKESVRTAMALDESLFRGRQIKVGVKRTNRPGISTTDRGFPRARFRSRGGNFNPSRARYYSGYTPPRGRGRAFRFQDQWRLTTPAPVAAAPPNVSAGSLSLSAPAMHTHPILSVWGGGGQGDHRATAGGIYYNKR; this is translated from the exons ATGGCGGAGTTCGGTAACGGAATGGACTCCGGGATGACGGAAGAATCCCTGCTGGACTCAGACCCAGGGCACCCAGAACTAGAAGACCCGGGTGTTGGCGATGAGGAACCtggattagaggagggagaggccGCGATCGAGGACCCG gAGCTGGAGGCGATCAAAGCTCGGGtgcgagagatggaggaggaagcagaaaaGCTGAAGGAGTTACAGAACGAGGTGGAGAAACAGATGAATCTTAGCCCTCCACCAG CCGGTCCCGTCATCATGTCCATCGAGGAGAAAATGGAAGCCGACGCGAGATCTATCTATGTTGGAAAC GTTGATTACGGCGCCACGGCGGAGGAGCTAGAAGCCCACTTCCACGGTTGCGGCTCCGTCAACAGAGTCACCATCCTGTGTGACAAGTTCACAGGGCATCCCAAAGG GTTTGCCTATATTGAGTTTTCAGACAAGGAGTCTGTGAGGACGGCCATGGCATTGGACGAGTCTCTGTTCAGAGGAAGGCAGATTAAG GTGGGTGTGAAGAGAACAAACAGGCCAGGTATCAGCACCACAGACCGCGGGTTTCCTCGGGCCCGCTTCCGCTCACGAGGAGGGAACTTTAACCCGTCGCGCGCACGTTACTACAGTGGCTACACACCGCCCAGAGGCAGAGGACGGGCCTTCAG GTTTCAGGACCAGTGGAGGCTGACAACCCCTGCTCCGGTGGCCGCGGCGCCCCCCAATGTCTcggcagggtctctctctctctctgctcctgctATGCACACTCACCCCatcctgtctgtgtgggggggagggggtcaggGCGATCACAGGGCTACCGCAGGGGGCATTTACTACAACAAGCGTTGA
- the pabpn1 gene encoding polyadenylate-binding protein 2 produces the protein MAEFGNGMDSGMTEESLLDSDPGHPELEDPGVGDEEPGLEEGEAAIEDPELEAIKARVREMEEEAEKLKELQNEVEKQMNLSPPPAGPVIMSIEEKMEADARSIYVGNVDYGATAEELEAHFHGCGSVNRVTILCDKFTGHPKGFAYIEFSDKESVRTAMALDESLFRGRQIKVGVKRTNRPGISTTDRGFPRARFRSRGGNFNPSRARYYSGYTPPRGRGRAFRGRGRTTSWYSPY, from the exons ATGGCGGAGTTCGGTAACGGAATGGACTCCGGGATGACGGAAGAATCCCTGCTGGACTCAGACCCAGGGCACCCAGAACTAGAAGACCCGGGTGTTGGCGATGAGGAACCtggattagaggagggagaggccGCGATCGAGGACCCG gAGCTGGAGGCGATCAAAGCTCGGGtgcgagagatggaggaggaagcagaaaaGCTGAAGGAGTTACAGAACGAGGTGGAGAAACAGATGAATCTTAGCCCTCCACCAG CCGGTCCCGTCATCATGTCCATCGAGGAGAAAATGGAAGCCGACGCGAGATCTATCTATGTTGGAAAC GTTGATTACGGCGCCACGGCGGAGGAGCTAGAAGCCCACTTCCACGGTTGCGGCTCCGTCAACAGAGTCACCATCCTGTGTGACAAGTTCACAGGGCATCCCAAAGG GTTTGCCTATATTGAGTTTTCAGACAAGGAGTCTGTGAGGACGGCCATGGCATTGGACGAGTCTCTGTTCAGAGGAAGGCAGATTAAG GTGGGTGTGAAGAGAACAAACAGGCCAGGTATCAGCACCACAGACCGCGGGTTTCCTCGGGCCCGCTTCCGCTCACGAGGAGGGAACTTTAACCCGTCGCGCGCACGTTACTACAGTGGCTACACACCGCCCAGAGGCAGAGGACGGGCCTTCAG ggGCCGAGGGCGAACAACATCGTGGTATTCCCCTTACTAA